In one window of Posidoniimonas corsicana DNA:
- a CDS encoding sigma-70 family RNA polymerase sigma factor: MPTTAKRLLSSARAHRGGEAIAPTDGELLMRFRRSGDREALAQILDRHASMVWGVCRNVLHREQDAQDAFQATFLILLRRADSIRANDSAAGWLYRVALRAACDVRRTRLRRREEPLDAEPPQPEPAFPDIERRQLAAALMEELRALPDKYQVPLVLRYLEGLSRSQIADQLDTTVAGVQGCLVRGKRQLRSRLVRRGVSLSVAMGVVAGGRPTEAAPVAPVINSGGAAAAFSPVVQQLTASGVHTMLIAAYAKPAIVAVVLTMAAVLATTSASPRAASTLASGPPLTLDSTPAQSEEAGAIAISIAADRGVPNSQPEVANPLNQAMLVEGLMKDPHGPRLTREEADWLVATGFGDPADPRRRLIDKLEAASPGQDFLSLFASKKHRAEGTLDKRFDLVAAELSERSTDADKQKATDNAIELPVEVEVEHVQLDLVDAKPDPARAEPQQELVDAYRRLVQMIRMRHEQGTINATPLAAAESRYASALAELHLLRGERDEAVRQLQAAVDGALKRTRFLHLQMAMEEGTPASVDEMFDAAEQLARAKQALVAAQQEAGVQLRRAEGGGEESAARRNERSRAPVMQAEAMQAQARALELQREMAMLQKHAEQLQRSAANGGAPTPPPSPSLNITAPFPPTAPVPPDAALPPGPPTPPVAAMSPSAESSRDTVEPGDRIVISRSHTVFEERMSPEGERQRVPREVHEQQVAVTDAEGNLNLPGIDKAIPLTGRTVAEATQLLQEHDPRFESVKKFSDSDSASGLASPLVSASPGVNDQLDAMRRRLEVQGRVIEELQQRLQTSGGSQYGPESTMKQGSWNAEHEPSAIDPMGWAVIADLSVGAHMPVLFPGDPRPRPHLRLVRAAKKDGLAGEATGLMAVVDPGRESDALAATLRGSGGPASQVEVRGQLFELRELGPGRAPGSTLILLRCVQGRTDEELDAAVPSVEEAMQVLYKPRDNRQQLSQLREQATQLTEQRDQLREQVEAAKQQVQQAREEAAKQRAIAMQQAQQAMQEVARVREQLDQQRKELQRQAEMLKEQRKNEQGRGAGAENPAPAAGDESDNS; encoded by the coding sequence ATGCCGACCACCGCCAAACGCCTGCTGAGCTCGGCCCGCGCCCACCGCGGCGGCGAGGCCATCGCCCCGACCGACGGAGAGCTGCTGATGCGGTTCCGCCGGTCCGGCGACCGGGAAGCCCTGGCCCAGATCCTCGACCGACACGCGTCGATGGTGTGGGGCGTCTGCCGCAACGTGCTGCACCGCGAGCAGGACGCGCAGGACGCCTTCCAGGCGACCTTCCTGATCCTGCTGCGTCGCGCCGACAGCATCCGCGCCAACGACTCGGCCGCCGGTTGGCTGTACCGCGTGGCGCTCCGCGCGGCGTGCGACGTCCGCCGCACGAGGCTGCGTCGCCGCGAGGAGCCGCTCGACGCCGAGCCCCCGCAGCCCGAGCCCGCGTTCCCCGACATCGAGCGGCGGCAGCTCGCCGCGGCCCTGATGGAAGAGCTGCGGGCGTTGCCGGACAAGTACCAAGTGCCGCTGGTGCTGCGGTACCTGGAGGGCCTGAGCCGCAGCCAGATCGCCGACCAGCTCGACACCACCGTGGCCGGCGTGCAGGGCTGCCTGGTGCGGGGCAAGCGTCAGCTCCGCTCCCGGTTGGTGCGGCGGGGCGTGTCGCTGTCGGTCGCGATGGGCGTGGTGGCCGGCGGCCGGCCGACTGAGGCCGCGCCGGTAGCCCCCGTGATCAACTCGGGCGGCGCCGCCGCGGCGTTCTCTCCGGTCGTTCAACAACTCACCGCCAGCGGAGTCCACACGATGCTCATCGCCGCCTACGCCAAGCCGGCCATTGTCGCCGTTGTCCTAACCATGGCCGCCGTGCTCGCCACGACAAGTGCGTCGCCCCGCGCCGCATCGACGCTCGCGTCTGGTCCTCCGCTGACGCTCGACTCCACTCCGGCGCAGTCCGAGGAAGCAGGCGCTATCGCCATCTCGATCGCCGCCGACCGTGGCGTGCCCAACAGCCAACCCGAGGTCGCCAATCCCCTCAATCAGGCGATGCTTGTCGAGGGGCTGATGAAGGACCCGCACGGACCCAGGCTCACCCGCGAGGAGGCGGATTGGCTGGTCGCAACCGGGTTCGGCGACCCGGCCGATCCTCGCCGGAGGTTGATTGACAAGCTGGAGGCCGCCTCGCCTGGCCAAGACTTCCTCAGCCTGTTTGCGTCGAAGAAGCACCGGGCTGAAGGGACGCTCGACAAGCGGTTTGATCTGGTCGCGGCCGAACTCAGCGAACGGTCGACGGATGCCGACAAACAGAAAGCTACAGACAATGCGATCGAGTTGCCCGTGGAAGTAGAGGTCGAACACGTGCAGCTCGATCTGGTCGACGCGAAGCCGGACCCGGCAAGAGCCGAACCGCAGCAAGAGCTAGTCGACGCGTATCGACGTTTGGTTCAAATGATCCGGATGCGGCACGAGCAGGGGACGATCAACGCCACGCCGCTGGCCGCCGCCGAGAGCCGGTACGCGTCGGCGCTGGCCGAGCTGCACCTGCTCCGCGGCGAGCGGGACGAGGCGGTGCGTCAGTTGCAGGCCGCCGTCGACGGAGCACTGAAACGCACGCGGTTCTTGCACTTGCAGATGGCGATGGAGGAAGGCACGCCGGCGTCCGTCGACGAGATGTTCGACGCCGCCGAGCAGCTCGCCCGGGCGAAGCAGGCGCTCGTTGCGGCGCAGCAGGAGGCCGGCGTCCAGTTACGCCGCGCGGAAGGTGGAGGGGAGGAATCGGCAGCGCGTCGCAACGAGCGCTCTCGAGCTCCGGTGATGCAGGCCGAGGCAATGCAGGCCCAGGCCAGGGCGTTAGAGCTGCAGCGAGAGATGGCGATGCTGCAGAAGCACGCCGAGCAGTTGCAGCGTTCCGCAGCCAATGGCGGCGCCCCAACCCCACCGCCATCGCCGTCGCTCAACATCACTGCGCCGTTCCCTCCGACTGCTCCTGTGCCCCCAGACGCGGCGTTGCCGCCAGGGCCCCCGACGCCTCCGGTGGCGGCTATGTCGCCCTCGGCTGAGTCGAGCCGTGACACCGTCGAGCCGGGCGATCGGATCGTGATCAGCCGCTCACACACGGTGTTCGAAGAACGCATGTCGCCCGAGGGTGAACGCCAGAGGGTTCCCCGTGAAGTGCATGAGCAACAAGTGGCGGTCACCGACGCGGAAGGCAATCTGAATCTGCCGGGCATCGACAAGGCCATCCCACTCACGGGCCGCACCGTCGCTGAGGCGACGCAGTTGCTGCAGGAGCACGACCCACGCTTCGAATCGGTGAAGAAGTTCTCCGATAGCGATTCAGCGAGCGGACTCGCCAGCCCGCTCGTATCGGCTTCGCCGGGCGTCAACGATCAGCTCGACGCCATGCGGCGGCGGCTCGAGGTGCAGGGCAGGGTGATTGAGGAGCTGCAGCAGAGATTGCAGACGTCAGGCGGTTCACAGTATGGCCCCGAGTCGACGATGAAGCAGGGGAGCTGGAATGCAGAGCACGAGCCGTCAGCGATCGACCCGATGGGGTGGGCCGTTATCGCGGATCTCAGCGTTGGTGCGCACATGCCGGTGTTGTTTCCGGGCGACCCGCGGCCGCGACCGCACCTAAGGCTCGTCCGTGCTGCGAAGAAAGATGGCTTGGCAGGCGAAGCGACAGGCCTCATGGCGGTGGTGGATCCCGGACGAGAATCTGACGCCCTTGCCGCAACCCTGCGTGGCTCGGGGGGCCCCGCGAGTCAGGTCGAAGTGCGCGGCCAGTTGTTCGAACTCCGCGAGCTCGGTCCGGGCCGGGCGCCAGGTTCCACACTGATCCTGCTTCGCTGCGTACAAGGACGCACTGACGAAGAGCTCGACGCGGCCGTGCCGAGTGTCGAGGAAGCGATGCAAGTTCTCTATAAACCGCGGGACAACCGCCAGCAGCTCTCGCAACTCCGGGAGCAGGCCACCCAGCTCACCGAGCAACGCGATCAGCTCCGCGAGCAGGTCGAGGCCGCCAAGCAGCAGGTCCAGCAAGCGCGGGAAGAGGCCGCGAAGCAGCGCGCCATAGCGATGCAGCAGGCCCAACAGGCGATGCAGGAGGTCGCGCGGGTGCGGGAGCAACTCGACCAACAACGGAAGGAGCTCCAGCGGCAGGCCGAGATGCTGAAAGAGCAGCGGAAAAACGAGCAGGGGCGTGGGGCCGGGGCGGAGAATCCCGCACCGGCCGCGGGCGACGAATCGGACAACTCCTGA
- the argH gene encoding argininosuccinate lyase, which yields MSDKPWGGVFESATDERVEEFTESVSFDRRLYEHDIRGSIAHARMLAEVGVLTADERKQIVSGLTAIGDAIAAGKFPFKRELEDVHMNIERALVERIGDIGRKLHTGRSRNDQVSTDFRLWVRDEIDAIDRRLKGLQHAFLTRTEKDSGVILPGYTHLQRAQPVLANHYWLAYCEKFDRDRQRLADCRKRVNQLPLGTAAMAGTTVPINRELVAKELAFEGLVANSLDSSSDRDFAIEFAFCLSMIATHLSGWAEEWILWATTEFNFIKLPQQFCTGSSIMPQKINPDVLELIRGKTARVDGNLTSLLVLVKSLPLAYNRDLQEDKERVFDSADTVRACLELAAPLVADAELKRESIEARLEDGYLDATTLMEHLIHKGVPQRTAHELIGKLVGAAMKRGERLSDLPVDFFTSAHESLDESVYDVLGVENAVKAFCSTGSTNPAKVEEQIAVWKDRLRD from the coding sequence GTGTCCGATAAGCCCTGGGGCGGAGTTTTCGAGTCCGCCACCGACGAACGCGTTGAGGAGTTCACCGAGAGCGTGAGCTTCGACCGCCGGCTCTACGAGCACGACATCCGCGGCTCCATCGCCCACGCACGGATGCTGGCGGAGGTAGGCGTCCTGACGGCGGACGAGCGGAAGCAGATCGTGTCGGGACTGACCGCCATCGGCGACGCGATCGCCGCCGGCAAGTTCCCCTTCAAGCGGGAGCTGGAAGATGTCCACATGAACATCGAGCGGGCGCTGGTCGAGCGGATCGGCGACATCGGCCGCAAGCTCCACACCGGCCGCAGCCGCAACGACCAGGTCAGCACCGACTTCCGGCTGTGGGTCCGCGACGAGATCGACGCCATCGACCGCCGCCTGAAGGGCCTGCAGCACGCGTTCCTCACCCGCACGGAAAAGGACAGCGGCGTCATCCTGCCGGGCTACACCCACCTGCAGCGGGCCCAGCCCGTGCTGGCCAATCACTACTGGCTGGCCTACTGCGAGAAGTTCGACCGCGACCGCCAGCGGCTGGCCGACTGCCGCAAGCGGGTCAACCAGCTGCCGCTGGGCACCGCCGCGATGGCCGGCACCACCGTGCCGATCAACCGCGAGCTGGTGGCCAAGGAGCTGGCGTTCGAGGGGCTGGTGGCCAACAGCCTCGACTCGTCCAGCGACCGCGACTTCGCCATTGAGTTCGCGTTCTGCCTGTCGATGATCGCCACCCACCTGAGCGGCTGGGCGGAGGAGTGGATCCTGTGGGCAACCACGGAGTTCAACTTCATCAAGCTGCCCCAGCAGTTCTGCACCGGCAGCTCGATCATGCCGCAGAAGATCAACCCCGACGTGCTGGAGCTGATCCGCGGCAAGACCGCCCGCGTCGACGGCAACCTGACGTCGCTGCTGGTGCTGGTGAAGTCGCTGCCGCTGGCCTACAACCGCGACCTGCAGGAAGACAAGGAGCGGGTGTTCGACTCGGCCGACACCGTGCGGGCGTGCCTGGAGCTGGCGGCGCCGCTGGTGGCGGACGCGGAGCTCAAGCGGGAGTCGATCGAGGCCCGCCTCGAGGACGGCTACCTCGACGCCACCACGCTGATGGAGCACCTGATCCACAAGGGCGTTCCGCAGCGGACCGCCCACGAGCTGATCGGCAAGCTGGTCGGCGCCGCGATGAAGCGCGGCGAGCGGCTGTCGGACCTGCCGGTCGACTTCTTCACGTCTGCGCACGAGTCGCTCGACGAATCGGTCTACGACGTCCTGGGCGTCGAGAACGCCGTGAAAGCGTTTTGCAGCACTGGAAGCACCAACCCAGCGAAGGTTGAGGAGCAGATTGCCGTTTGGAAGGATCGCCTGAGAGATTAG
- a CDS encoding HEAT repeat domain-containing protein → MNVRLPILASALLAASLCVPARAQVDQDAPAPPATDNDPAGAELEPAAPGRVASIVLANDRQAPADYVRDILVLLNLGEGQFARPLMDELAGLQLTDEQRAGLVARVGTAKIHKLARSPELGPEAREFVVACVTAAGAASTSPEKLAAVIEQLGSNDAATRRAGLVGLRAAGEQGVVAALGALAASDDATRQNRLREALVRMTPLANPIVAAALDAPSDDTRRQAAWALGQMDDRPSLPRLAAIAGGPDYDQPLGKAARWSLEKLAGADFSPAAAAPLLEAAIDQSTGGVPARRADNQDAIAVWGWDAEANAPAKTLLPRELAGQVRTARLTSDLWRLNQGDAASNARALAYRLQAEWLQSDGGRVTLPGPAVDDADATTLIAALDLALSEGLTGAAILASDAMGERRDPAVLMSVYAQPTPLAAALTADHPAVRFAALRAVMAINPSSPFPGSSRVAAALMYFASSDGESAAVIAMPKTVDAATFSGRLAGAGIQGLATNVGAQVVCQAVDHPDIEFVVLDMGILRPVLRETLFRVRRQTSTAMLPVVLLAADGQLDHAKQVAREHDRVLTFPRPHSSEDTVSIAAAARAAAPRGMPSADERAEQAAVAAGWIEDLLSEGPSFYNLRGRSDELLAAVNRSSDIASTLPSLALVGTPDSQRTLANLASQDVLPIATRDAAAAAFDKSVQQHGLLLTSQEIVDQYDRYNASEQSDAQTQRVLGAVLDTIESLRDDPVQQGS, encoded by the coding sequence ATGAACGTCCGGCTTCCTATCCTCGCGTCCGCGCTGCTCGCAGCGTCCCTGTGCGTCCCCGCCCGGGCGCAGGTCGACCAAGACGCGCCCGCTCCTCCCGCTACCGACAACGATCCCGCCGGCGCCGAACTGGAGCCCGCCGCGCCGGGACGCGTCGCGTCGATTGTGTTGGCGAACGACCGCCAGGCGCCTGCGGACTACGTGCGCGACATCCTGGTGCTGCTCAACCTGGGCGAGGGGCAGTTCGCCAGGCCGCTGATGGACGAGCTGGCCGGGCTGCAGCTTACCGACGAGCAGCGTGCCGGGCTGGTGGCCCGCGTCGGCACGGCCAAGATCCACAAGCTGGCCCGCTCGCCCGAGCTGGGCCCCGAGGCCCGCGAGTTCGTCGTGGCGTGCGTCACGGCCGCCGGCGCCGCGTCTACCTCTCCCGAGAAGCTTGCCGCCGTGATCGAGCAGCTCGGCTCGAACGACGCGGCGACACGCCGCGCCGGGCTGGTCGGCCTGCGCGCCGCCGGCGAGCAGGGCGTGGTTGCGGCTCTAGGGGCGCTGGCCGCCAGCGACGACGCCACGCGGCAGAACCGCCTCCGCGAGGCGCTGGTGCGGATGACGCCGCTGGCCAACCCGATTGTGGCCGCCGCGCTCGACGCACCGAGCGACGACACCCGCCGGCAGGCCGCCTGGGCGCTCGGCCAGATGGACGACCGGCCCTCGCTGCCGCGGCTGGCGGCCATCGCCGGCGGCCCCGACTACGACCAGCCGCTCGGCAAGGCGGCCCGCTGGTCGCTCGAGAAGCTCGCCGGCGCCGATTTCTCCCCCGCGGCCGCCGCGCCGCTGCTTGAGGCGGCCATCGACCAGTCCACCGGCGGCGTGCCCGCCCGCCGGGCCGACAACCAGGACGCCATCGCGGTCTGGGGCTGGGACGCCGAGGCCAACGCCCCGGCCAAAACCCTCCTGCCCCGCGAGCTGGCCGGCCAGGTCCGCACCGCGCGGCTGACCAGCGACCTGTGGCGGCTCAACCAGGGCGACGCCGCCAGCAACGCCCGGGCGCTCGCCTACCGGCTGCAGGCCGAGTGGCTGCAGTCCGACGGCGGCCGCGTCACACTGCCCGGCCCGGCGGTCGATGACGCCGACGCCACTACCCTCATCGCAGCGCTCGACCTGGCGCTCAGCGAAGGCCTGACCGGCGCCGCGATCTTGGCGTCCGACGCGATGGGCGAGCGCCGCGACCCCGCGGTGCTGATGTCGGTTTACGCCCAACCGACCCCGCTCGCCGCCGCCCTGACGGCCGACCACCCGGCGGTCCGCTTCGCCGCGCTGCGGGCCGTGATGGCGATCAACCCATCCAGCCCGTTCCCCGGGAGCAGCCGCGTGGCCGCCGCGCTGATGTACTTCGCCAGCAGCGACGGCGAGTCCGCCGCCGTGATTGCGATGCCCAAGACGGTCGACGCCGCCACCTTCAGCGGCCGGCTCGCCGGCGCCGGCATCCAGGGCCTCGCCACCAACGTCGGAGCCCAGGTGGTCTGCCAGGCGGTCGACCACCCGGACATCGAATTCGTGGTGCTCGACATGGGCATCCTGCGGCCGGTCCTCCGCGAAACGCTTTTCCGCGTACGGCGGCAGACCTCCACCGCGATGCTGCCGGTCGTGCTGCTGGCGGCCGACGGCCAGTTGGACCACGCCAAGCAGGTCGCGCGGGAGCACGACCGCGTGCTCACGTTCCCCCGCCCCCACAGCAGTGAGGACACCGTGTCGATCGCCGCCGCCGCCCGCGCGGCGGCCCCACGGGGGATGCCGTCCGCCGACGAGCGCGCCGAGCAGGCCGCCGTGGCCGCGGGCTGGATCGAGGACCTCCTGTCGGAGGGCCCGTCGTTCTACAACCTGCGGGGCCGCTCGGACGAGCTGCTCGCGGCCGTGAACCGCTCGTCGGACATCGCGTCGACGCTTCCTTCGCTGGCGCTGGTCGGCACGCCGGACAGCCAGCGCACGCTGGCCAACCTGGCCAGCCAGGACGTGCTGCCGATCGCCACCCGCGACGCCGCGGCCGCCGCCTTCGACAAGAGCGTCCAGCAGCACGGGCTGCTGCTGACCAGTCAGGAAATCGTCGACCAGTACGACCGCTACAACGCCAGCGAGCAGTCGGACGCGCAGACCCAGCGGGTGCTGGGCGCCGTGCTGGACACGATCGAATCCCTCCGCGACGACCCCGTGCAACAAGGGTCATGA
- a CDS encoding sigma-54 interaction domain-containing protein, producing the protein MQEVYRITRQVASRKASVLLLGETGTGKELIARAIHELSDRKKKPFVRVNCGALSESLLESELFGHVRGAFTGAIENRTGRFEAAHTGTIFLDEINSTTLHLQVKLLRVLQEREFERVGDTQTIRVDTRVIAASNRDLLEESTEGRFREDLYYRLNVVPVYLPSLRERREDIPALVGHFLNYYNEENDTYVAHISPQALEALQDYHWPGNVRELQNYVERAVVMAAGDELTLELLPAVVRGESEPHSMAIRRFDFDSLAEQLVVEGLSQADEKSEDLHSRIVDRVEREVISQVLGQCEGVQIKAAQRLGINRNTLHKKIKDYGLEQPAAGNKTA; encoded by the coding sequence ATGCAGGAGGTGTACCGCATCACCCGGCAGGTGGCCTCGCGCAAGGCGTCGGTGCTGCTACTCGGCGAGACCGGCACCGGCAAGGAGCTGATCGCCCGCGCCATCCACGAGCTGAGCGACCGCAAGAAGAAGCCCTTCGTGCGGGTGAACTGCGGCGCCCTGAGCGAGAGCCTGCTGGAGAGCGAGCTGTTCGGCCACGTGCGAGGCGCGTTCACCGGCGCCATCGAGAACCGCACCGGCCGCTTTGAGGCCGCCCACACCGGCACCATCTTCCTCGACGAGATCAACAGCACCACGCTGCACCTGCAGGTGAAGCTGCTGCGGGTGTTGCAGGAGCGGGAGTTCGAGCGCGTCGGCGACACCCAGACCATCCGCGTCGACACGCGGGTGATCGCCGCCAGCAACCGCGACCTGCTGGAGGAGAGCACCGAGGGCCGGTTCCGCGAGGACCTGTACTACCGCCTGAACGTGGTGCCGGTGTACCTGCCGTCGCTGCGCGAACGGCGGGAGGACATCCCCGCGCTCGTCGGACACTTCCTCAACTACTACAATGAGGAAAACGACACCTACGTCGCGCACATCTCGCCGCAGGCGCTCGAGGCGCTGCAGGACTACCACTGGCCCGGCAACGTGCGGGAGCTGCAGAACTACGTCGAGCGGGCCGTGGTAATGGCCGCGGGCGACGAGCTGACGCTCGAGCTGCTGCCGGCGGTCGTGCGCGGCGAGAGCGAGCCGCACAGCATGGCCATCCGCCGCTTCGACTTCGACTCGCTGGCCGAGCAGCTCGTGGTCGAGGGCCTGAGCCAGGCCGACGAGAAGAGCGAGGACCTGCACAGCCGCATTGTCGACCGCGTCGAGCGGGAGGTGATCTCCCAGGTGCTGGGGCAGTGCGAGGGCGTGCAGATCAAGGCGGCGCAGCGGTTGGGGATCAACCGCAACACGCTGCACAAGAAGATCAAGGACTACGGCCTGGAGCAGCCGGCCGCGGGCAACAAGACCGCCTAG
- the hemA gene encoding glutamyl-tRNA reductase translates to MKLRMIGCSHHRSGVAVRERLAFTPDQAALALEGWRVDRPTNEAVLLSTCNRVEFYVASGEDDLPPCPSLMARHLADAHNVPVDEVRSDLVTLRDEEVVDHLFHVAASLDSMVLGEPQILAQVKEAYDLAQRLGVAGPMTHGCFQSALRVGRRIASETALHRCRVSIPSVAIADFAGSIFERFDDKRVLVVGAGEMADETLRYLTDQGAKHITIVNRDPLRAAQLASQWDGESASFADLFPQAARADMIISTTGAPEAIVTLEQFRDRIAPQRHQRPLFILDLAMPRDFDPRIADEIGAYLYSIDDLQQACEANRQARERELPLAERIIHEEREKFFVDTRHRISAPVIAQLRSGLEEPKQAELERLFNKLPQLDGAAQDEIRRFADRLVNKMLHAPMESLRDESRYGSPRKLLDALSRLFQLKE, encoded by the coding sequence ATGAAACTCCGCATGATAGGCTGTTCGCACCACCGCTCCGGGGTGGCGGTGCGCGAGCGTCTGGCGTTCACGCCGGACCAGGCGGCCCTGGCGCTGGAGGGCTGGCGCGTCGACCGGCCGACCAACGAGGCGGTGCTGCTTTCGACCTGCAACCGGGTGGAGTTCTACGTGGCGTCCGGCGAGGACGACCTGCCCCCCTGCCCCAGCCTGATGGCGCGGCACCTGGCCGATGCGCACAACGTGCCCGTGGACGAGGTGCGGTCCGACCTGGTCACGCTGCGTGACGAGGAGGTGGTGGACCACCTGTTCCACGTCGCCGCCAGCCTGGACAGCATGGTGCTGGGCGAGCCGCAGATCCTGGCGCAAGTGAAAGAGGCCTACGACCTCGCGCAGCGGCTCGGCGTGGCGGGCCCGATGACCCACGGCTGCTTCCAGTCCGCCCTGCGTGTGGGCCGCCGCATCGCCAGCGAGACCGCCCTGCACCGCTGCCGCGTGAGCATCCCCAGCGTGGCGATCGCGGACTTCGCCGGCAGCATCTTCGAGCGTTTCGACGACAAGCGGGTGCTGGTGGTCGGCGCCGGCGAGATGGCCGACGAGACCCTCCGCTACCTCACCGACCAGGGCGCCAAGCACATCACCATCGTCAACCGCGACCCGCTGCGCGCGGCGCAGCTTGCCAGCCAGTGGGACGGCGAGTCGGCGTCCTTCGCCGACCTGTTCCCCCAGGCCGCGCGGGCCGACATGATCATCAGCACCACCGGCGCGCCCGAGGCGATCGTCACCCTCGAGCAGTTCCGCGACCGCATCGCGCCGCAGCGGCACCAGCGGCCGCTGTTCATCCTCGACCTGGCGATGCCGCGCGACTTCGACCCCCGCATCGCCGACGAGATCGGCGCCTACCTCTACTCCATCGACGACCTGCAGCAGGCGTGCGAGGCCAACCGCCAGGCCCGCGAGCGCGAGCTGCCGCTGGCCGAGCGGATCATCCACGAGGAGCGCGAGAAGTTCTTCGTCGACACCCGCCACCGGATCTCGGCGCCGGTGATCGCGCAGCTCCGCAGCGGGCTGGAGGAGCCGAAGCAGGCCGAATTGGAGCGGCTGTTCAACAAGCTCCCGCAGTTGGACGGCGCCGCGCAGGACGAGATCCGGCGGTTCGCCGACCGGCTGGTCAACAAGATGCTGCACGCTCCGATGGAGTCGCTGCGCGACGAGTCCCGCTACGGCTCGCCCCGCAAGCTGCTGGACGCGCTCAGCCGGCTGTTCCAGCTCAAGGAATAG
- a CDS encoding alpha-L-fucosidase encodes MKRPAALCCLLLLTACAPLCAQPIPPETPAQRDARMEWWRDARFGMFIHWGVYAIPGGEWEGKQYGGIAEWIMNSADIPVDDYERLASRFNPAKYAPAAWAKAAKQAGMKYVVITSKHHDGFCLFDTETTEWDVVDATPYGRDLLKPLAAACRAEGLKFCTYYSIMDWHHPAQGKSDGGRYNPSTIKPDRKQEYIKYMEQQLAELLDSCDPEVLWFDGEWPDWWTEPDGRRLYAYLRELKPTLIINNRVGKGRKGMEGLNKGDQEYVGDFGTPEQQIPATGLPGVDWESCMTMNDSWGFRRDDDNWKPTETLIRNLVDIASKGGNYLLNVGPTADGEIPKASLERLQEIGHWMAKNGESIYGTTSSPFPVEWGRCTQRQEDGKTVLYLHVFDWPADGQLTSPVVALGKGPVTASLLATGDPVQVQASDEGLLLRLPAKAPDKVDSVIKVTLP; translated from the coding sequence ATGAAACGCCCCGCCGCGCTCTGCTGCCTGTTGCTGCTGACCGCCTGCGCCCCGCTGTGCGCGCAGCCGATCCCGCCCGAGACGCCCGCCCAACGCGATGCGCGCATGGAGTGGTGGCGTGACGCCCGGTTCGGGATGTTCATCCACTGGGGAGTGTACGCGATCCCCGGCGGCGAGTGGGAGGGGAAGCAGTACGGCGGCATCGCCGAGTGGATCATGAACTCCGCCGACATCCCGGTGGACGACTACGAGCGGCTGGCGTCGCGCTTCAACCCCGCCAAGTACGCCCCGGCCGCCTGGGCGAAGGCCGCCAAGCAGGCGGGCATGAAGTACGTGGTGATCACCTCTAAGCACCACGACGGCTTCTGCCTGTTCGACACGGAGACCACCGAGTGGGACGTGGTCGACGCCACGCCCTACGGCAGGGACCTGCTGAAACCGCTGGCGGCGGCGTGCCGCGCCGAGGGGCTGAAGTTCTGCACGTACTACTCCATCATGGACTGGCATCACCCCGCGCAGGGCAAGAGCGACGGCGGCCGCTACAACCCGTCAACCATCAAGCCCGACCGGAAGCAGGAGTACATCAAGTACATGGAGCAGCAACTCGCGGAGCTGCTCGACTCATGCGACCCGGAGGTCTTGTGGTTTGATGGAGAGTGGCCCGACTGGTGGACCGAGCCCGACGGCCGCCGCCTGTACGCGTACCTCCGCGAACTGAAGCCGACGCTGATCATCAACAACCGGGTCGGCAAAGGCCGCAAAGGAATGGAGGGGCTCAACAAGGGCGATCAGGAGTACGTCGGCGACTTCGGCACCCCCGAGCAGCAGATCCCCGCGACCGGCCTGCCCGGCGTCGACTGGGAGTCCTGCATGACGATGAACGACAGCTGGGGCTTCCGCCGCGACGACGACAACTGGAAGCCGACCGAGACCCTGATCCGGAACCTCGTCGACATCGCGTCCAAGGGCGGCAACTACCTGCTGAACGTTGGGCCGACCGCCGACGGCGAGATCCCCAAGGCAAGCCTCGAGCGGCTCCAGGAGATCGGCCACTGGATGGCGAAGAACGGCGAGTCGATCTACGGGACGACCTCCAGCCCATTCCCCGTCGAGTGGGGACGCTGCACCCAGCGACAGGAAGACGGGAAGACCGTGCTGTACCTGCACGTGTTCGACTGGCCCGCGGATGGCCAGTTAACCTCGCCCGTGGTCGCACTCGGGAAGGGACCCGTCACTGCGAGTCTGCTCGCCACCGGCGACCCCGTGCAGGTGCAGGCGTCCGACGAGGGCTTGCTGCTCCGTTTGCCCGCCAAGGCGCCCGACAAGGTGGATTCGGTCATCAAGGTGACGCTGCCCTAG